Proteins from one Paenibacillus amylolyticus genomic window:
- a CDS encoding 4'-phosphopantetheinyl transferase superfamily protein — protein MDSRTRTMNSFLGIRATGNDAFASDVEEPEVHIWIQALPRREDELQTADAMDSGALTIDEHERMTNISRRSRLKAHCWMISRTFLRSVLAQYMQLQARDIRFEYSTAGKPYLVGGPQFSLSHTNGLCVLAIASSNNAIGIDVEWVRPLIREQAIIQRFLTEEERDDVLEAMCSGKDASFLLWEVLTGKEAWIKASGQSLCGQWRNLNTAQAIHHHEHLLEWGGQKYVLQSLKMGRGYSASLCVKGSRIPRIRWMNMDYSIQSDEGNL, from the coding sequence ATGGATTCCCGAACCAGAACAATGAACAGCTTTCTAGGAATAAGGGCAACAGGGAATGATGCTTTTGCGTCAGATGTAGAGGAGCCGGAGGTCCATATTTGGATACAGGCCTTGCCCAGAAGGGAGGATGAGCTACAGACAGCAGATGCCATGGACTCCGGTGCACTAACTATAGACGAACATGAACGTATGACCAACATCAGCAGAAGATCACGGCTAAAGGCTCATTGCTGGATGATTTCAAGAACTTTTCTGCGAAGCGTGTTGGCACAGTACATGCAGCTTCAGGCACGAGATATTCGATTTGAATACAGTACCGCGGGAAAACCTTATCTCGTGGGAGGTCCACAATTCAGCCTTTCGCATACGAACGGGCTGTGTGTATTAGCGATTGCATCCAGTAATAACGCAATTGGCATAGATGTCGAATGGGTACGTCCGCTGATACGAGAGCAGGCCATTATCCAACGTTTCCTGACGGAAGAGGAGCGGGATGATGTGCTGGAAGCCATGTGTTCCGGGAAAGATGCTTCGTTCCTGCTGTGGGAGGTTCTCACAGGCAAGGAGGCGTGGATCAAGGCTTCCGGTCAGTCTTTATGTGGGCAGTGGAGGAATCTAAATACGGCACAAGCTATTCATCATCATGAACATTTGCTGGAATGGGGCGGGCAGAAGTATGTGTTGCAGTCTCTGAAAATGGGCAGGGGATACTCAGCATCATTATGCGTGAAAGGGAGCCGGATACCACGTATACGCTGGATGAATATGGATTATAGTATACAAAGCGATGAAGGGAATTTGTAA
- a CDS encoding ribonucleotide-diphosphate reductase subunit beta codes for MQVQKIFNTEAPNQSTRIIEGECSGILNWNDIRMPHMYKLYKVLLLNHWIADEIPMSKDASQFAQLDEEEQRTFKINISLLAVLDSMQTMFVGDVKRYFTDSSLEAISAIIGQQEVVHNQSYSYVLSSIVSDREQKEIFEYWKHDPVLLDRNRFIADIYQNFRDEPSPQTFFQAMVADLVLEGIFFYSTFAFFYNLARDQKMMATSQMISYIQRDENQHCYFFAEVFKQLLVDFPELNTPENMEYVYTTINRAVELETNWAHYTLSNVRGIDLNELEDYIKYIANKRLRLMGMDKAYEGVDVNCMPWIKPFSDEALNATKTDFFEAKSRNYGKVGDDNGFDDL; via the coding sequence ATGCAAGTACAGAAAATTTTCAACACCGAAGCCCCTAACCAATCAACCCGTATTATTGAAGGTGAATGCTCCGGTATCCTGAACTGGAACGACATTCGCATGCCTCATATGTACAAATTGTACAAAGTACTGCTGCTCAACCACTGGATCGCAGACGAGATTCCTATGTCCAAGGATGCTTCCCAGTTTGCTCAACTGGACGAGGAAGAGCAACGTACATTCAAAATCAATATCTCGCTGCTCGCGGTACTTGATTCCATGCAGACGATGTTTGTGGGTGACGTAAAACGTTACTTTACCGATTCTTCACTTGAGGCGATCTCGGCCATTATTGGACAACAGGAAGTTGTTCATAACCAATCCTACTCTTACGTCCTGTCTTCCATCGTATCGGATCGGGAGCAGAAAGAAATTTTTGAATACTGGAAACATGATCCGGTCCTGCTTGACCGCAACCGTTTCATCGCTGATATCTATCAGAACTTCCGTGACGAGCCATCTCCACAGACGTTCTTCCAGGCGATGGTAGCCGATCTGGTGCTTGAAGGGATCTTCTTCTATAGTACGTTTGCCTTCTTCTACAATCTGGCCCGTGACCAGAAAATGATGGCAACCAGCCAGATGATCTCGTATATCCAGCGGGATGAGAACCAACACTGTTACTTCTTCGCCGAAGTGTTCAAACAGTTGCTGGTAGACTTCCCTGAACTGAACACACCTGAGAACATGGAGTATGTATACACAACAATCAATCGTGCGGTTGAGCTCGAAACCAACTGGGCACATTACACACTCAGCAACGTACGCGGCATTGACCTGAACGAATTGGAAGATTACATCAAGTACATCGCCAACAAACGTCTGCGTCTGATGGGTATGGACAAAGCATATGAAGGTGTGGATGTAAACTGCATGCCTTGGATCAAACCATTCTCCGATGAAGCACTGAATGCAACCAAAACCGACTTCTTCGAAGCCAAATCCCGTAACTACGGTAAAGTTGGGGACGATAACGGATTTGACGATTTGTAA
- a CDS encoding SMI1/KNR4 family protein encodes MERELLEQINVWHEQDLFSLIIERIERIPVSERDYELIGQLARAYNNDARYREAIQQLLSVEEQGVNDPLWHYRLGYAYCYMANYEQALLAFERANELQPHDESTLEFLSQIRPLVEKMRRDRQRHEEQVTAWEQGGTLNHLRAASGTYDPATFWKQSDYARDNHVSAPFDEDIIVSLEHELGYKLPASYIQLMHTQNGGIPTRTVFPTEEATSWAVDHIEISSILGIGRDKMYSLGGEFGSRFMIEDWGYPDLGIVICDCPSAGHDVVMLDYRFCGPEGEPCVVHVDQENDYEITYLAPNFEVFIRGLVDEDWHDLSDEENED; translated from the coding sequence GTGGAAAGAGAACTGCTGGAACAAATCAATGTGTGGCATGAGCAGGATCTATTCAGTCTCATTATTGAACGTATCGAGCGTATCCCCGTCTCAGAACGGGATTATGAACTGATTGGTCAACTCGCCAGAGCCTATAACAATGACGCACGTTACCGGGAAGCCATTCAACAACTGTTGTCTGTCGAGGAGCAAGGAGTTAACGACCCGCTGTGGCATTATCGCCTAGGGTACGCGTACTGTTATATGGCCAACTATGAACAAGCACTATTGGCGTTTGAGAGAGCTAACGAACTTCAGCCGCATGATGAATCTACCCTTGAATTTCTAAGTCAGATTCGGCCTTTAGTCGAGAAGATGCGACGGGATCGACAACGCCATGAAGAACAAGTGACAGCATGGGAGCAGGGTGGCACGTTGAACCATCTGCGTGCTGCTTCAGGAACGTACGACCCAGCGACATTCTGGAAGCAGAGTGATTATGCACGGGATAACCATGTGTCGGCCCCCTTTGACGAAGACATTATTGTATCGCTTGAACACGAATTGGGTTACAAGCTCCCTGCCTCCTATATTCAGCTTATGCATACCCAAAATGGCGGAATCCCTACACGAACGGTGTTCCCAACCGAAGAAGCAACCTCCTGGGCTGTGGACCATATTGAGATTTCAAGTATTTTGGGGATCGGCCGGGACAAGATGTATTCCCTTGGAGGAGAGTTTGGGAGTCGGTTCATGATCGAAGATTGGGGATACCCAGACCTGGGGATTGTGATCTGTGATTGTCCATCCGCTGGCCATGATGTCGTTATGCTGGATTATCGCTTCTGTGGTCCTGAAGGCGAACCCTGTGTCGTTCATGTGGATCAGGAAAATGATTATGAGATTACATATCTTGCGCCGAATTTTGAAGTTTTTATCCGTGGATTGGTCGATGAGGATTGGCATGACCTGTCTGACGAAGAGAATGAGGACTAA
- a CDS encoding insulinase family protein has protein sequence MQSFITEQYNRLSVHVMPTSQYANAYLHLSIMNEQGRIPSAVFAFIVRLLFRQDSLGKRKLQRQLWSMYTDELRCDLQQKGETQLASIRLRIPAGVLPGTEARTLDALKLLADMLFEPSRKGGFDFDEAQIQEELAWAEHHAGYDVSDWDKVVRGRSLEWLGYAGRSSNTELNQLQHCVHDGELQEWYQEVLCSPLHIHVIGDFQSDVMIAQVMETFLPSVMEAERGVTPSVIGHGHQPTESREEGEIMLELMDVQQCKMNVAFTTGVTYGSPDYPALFLFHSLFGASPASRLQFELREVKQWVYQIYSTLDDHRGTLHVTTGTSSGYVTEVLEAIDAEWLRICRGDIQEVQLNRAIQNVMHYVQVGYDLPEQVVDLHIDRVLNRVQMTTPQFLEAISCVTSEQVAEVAAGMKKAVTWIFYPESEYSAPVQEVSYE, from the coding sequence ATGCAGTCTTTCATTACAGAGCAATACAATCGTCTATCCGTTCATGTGATGCCAACAAGCCAATATGCCAACGCTTATCTCCATCTGAGTATCATGAATGAACAGGGAAGAATTCCATCAGCGGTGTTTGCTTTCATTGTGCGGCTGCTTTTCAGGCAGGATTCGCTTGGTAAAAGAAAGCTGCAGCGGCAATTATGGTCCATGTATACCGATGAGTTGAGATGTGACTTGCAGCAGAAGGGGGAGACTCAGCTTGCATCCATCCGATTGCGTATCCCCGCAGGGGTGCTGCCTGGAACCGAGGCACGGACGCTGGATGCGCTAAAGCTGCTCGCAGATATGCTGTTCGAACCGAGTCGTAAGGGCGGATTTGATTTTGATGAAGCGCAGATCCAGGAGGAACTTGCCTGGGCAGAACATCATGCTGGCTATGATGTTTCCGACTGGGACAAGGTGGTACGTGGGCGCAGTCTGGAGTGGCTTGGGTATGCGGGACGAAGCAGCAATACCGAGTTGAATCAACTGCAACATTGTGTGCATGATGGTGAATTGCAAGAATGGTACCAGGAAGTGCTTTGCAGCCCACTACATATTCATGTGATTGGTGATTTCCAATCGGATGTGATGATAGCTCAGGTCATGGAGACCTTTTTGCCTTCGGTTATGGAGGCTGAGAGGGGAGTAACTCCATCTGTGATCGGGCATGGTCATCAGCCTACTGAGAGCCGGGAGGAAGGCGAGATCATGCTTGAACTGATGGATGTTCAGCAATGCAAGATGAATGTGGCCTTCACTACCGGGGTGACGTATGGATCGCCGGACTATCCTGCCCTGTTTCTTTTTCATTCCCTGTTCGGCGCTAGCCCTGCTTCCAGGCTGCAATTCGAGCTTCGTGAAGTAAAGCAATGGGTGTATCAGATCTACAGCACGCTGGATGATCATCGGGGAACACTTCATGTGACAACGGGAACCAGCAGTGGATATGTGACAGAGGTACTTGAAGCGATAGACGCTGAATGGCTGAGGATATGCAGGGGAGATATTCAGGAAGTGCAGCTGAATAGAGCGATTCAGAATGTGATGCATTATGTGCAAGTGGGTTACGATCTGCCTGAGCAGGTGGTCGACCTTCATATCGATCGAGTGCTCAACCGGGTCCAGATGACCACACCGCAATTCCTGGAAGCCATATCTTGCGTTACTTCTGAACAAGTGGCTGAGGTAGCCGCCGGCATGAAGAAGGCTGTCACCTGGATTTTCTATCCTGAGAGCGAATATTCCGCACCCGTACAGGAGGTGAGTTATGAATAG
- a CDS encoding MTH1187 family thiamine-binding protein has translation MAIAEVTVIPIGTGTTSLSSYVADMQQVLEHQRGITYQLTSMSTIIEGPLNEIFTAIAALHEAPFLSGAQRVSTSVKIDDRRDKPDASSIQKLQSVQDKLTSLHVKPN, from the coding sequence ATGGCAATAGCAGAAGTGACGGTCATTCCAATCGGAACGGGTACAACGAGTCTAAGCAGTTATGTGGCGGACATGCAACAAGTATTGGAACATCAACGGGGCATTACATATCAGTTAACTTCCATGAGCACCATTATCGAGGGACCGCTTAACGAGATCTTCACAGCAATTGCTGCTCTGCATGAAGCACCGTTTCTGTCGGGAGCTCAGCGTGTGTCGACATCAGTCAAGATCGACGACCGTCGTGATAAGCCGGATGCCTCAAGCATACAGAAGTTACAATCGGTTCAGGATAAACTGACATCGCTTCATGTAAAACCAAATTGA
- a CDS encoding pitrilysin family protein gives MNSIVNIAPVRRRLSNGLSVHIFPEPHFHHTFVSWSVSYGSIHDATLPGRAHFLEHMMFYNSDQRPVKPLFHALGASTSALTRYDVTTYQMACTGDLKRSLELFTGMLANPYFTPMHMEQERAAIHQELSMYADRPSWRALQQLTQMMYGSNHPITMDVAGTPDSLYQMTTDELNHAYNTRYAAERMAVAVAGPVEAQFIVDMLEQFPAKESLHASFLPEVTINYLGEDSNIHYREIESGLSLPLVRYGFRAEERMQLKEQVACMIGIEALLGVTSDFYAECIEWGLLHKGAEWDHYYRKEFAFSNACGYSADPVSLYHRVKEMCGHIQNGTLSLSNLNDARMNWLSKYYAGMDSLKQRCMHISEYEVIGLDYMQLGTYALELTEEEVMSGLRTIATSARLRMVVIR, from the coding sequence ATGAATAGTATTGTAAATATTGCACCGGTTCGCAGGCGCTTGTCCAACGGTCTGTCAGTACACATCTTCCCCGAGCCGCATTTCCACCATACTTTTGTTTCGTGGTCGGTGTCCTATGGTTCAATCCATGATGCAACCCTTCCTGGCAGAGCCCATTTCCTTGAGCATATGATGTTCTACAATTCGGATCAAAGGCCCGTCAAGCCGCTATTTCATGCTCTGGGAGCTTCAACATCTGCATTGACGCGTTACGATGTAACGACCTATCAAATGGCCTGCACAGGTGACTTGAAACGAAGCCTGGAGTTGTTCACGGGCATGCTCGCTAATCCCTATTTCACCCCGATGCATATGGAACAGGAACGAGCTGCCATTCATCAGGAGCTGTCCATGTATGCAGACCGGCCCTCCTGGCGAGCTTTGCAGCAGCTGACCCAGATGATGTATGGCAGCAATCACCCCATCACGATGGATGTTGCAGGTACACCGGATAGTCTGTATCAAATGACAACGGATGAGTTGAATCATGCCTACAATACTCGCTATGCCGCAGAGAGAATGGCAGTAGCGGTAGCCGGTCCGGTTGAAGCGCAGTTCATTGTGGATATGCTGGAACAATTCCCTGCAAAGGAATCACTGCATGCTTCATTCCTGCCAGAAGTTACAATCAACTATTTGGGTGAAGATTCCAATATACATTATCGGGAAATTGAATCCGGATTGTCCTTGCCGCTTGTTAGATATGGGTTTCGTGCCGAGGAGCGGATGCAGTTAAAAGAGCAGGTTGCTTGCATGATCGGCATTGAAGCATTACTGGGTGTAACCTCCGATTTCTACGCCGAATGTATAGAGTGGGGTCTGCTTCATAAGGGTGCAGAATGGGACCACTATTATCGCAAGGAATTCGCCTTTTCGAACGCTTGTGGGTATTCGGCAGATCCCGTTTCTTTATATCACCGGGTTAAGGAGATGTGTGGACATATTCAGAACGGAACCTTGTCCTTATCCAATTTGAACGATGCACGGATGAATTGGTTAAGCAAGTATTATGCGGGCATGGATTCGTTAAAACAGCGATGCATGCACATCTCCGAATATGAGGTGATTGGATTGGATTATATGCAACTCGGAACGTATGCACTTGAATTGACAGAAGAGGAGGTTATGAGTGGCCTCAGAACGATTGCGACGTCTGCTCGTCTGCGGATGGTTGTTATACGATAG
- a CDS encoding aminoglycoside phosphotransferase family protein has product MTTRIYFGSNQLGEVAALSLQDALNKLDLGTLENYQRTDKGVMGQTLLIRTSRGEYILKGNPLYAGQLQEEKFFVEQLAKHTSIPVPDPYLLQEDTELLGWSYAIMPRLPGNHLYDPVFQASLSQQDQEEIACMLARTLAELHRWKVPDAGEYDPVAQQIVSFAGDYLDWLYGTIRHWLHDAEQYSVITDEDVQWVDEQFKNAEPAFRSKAVPSFVMGDFKVENILIQHVDDRSSGWQISGLFDFTTAYFGDGTADLTKISTRYVREGQPELAAQFLRCYRDLICAADEEKCRHFRTRLSMHLLYQRILWWGEAKATGQVTWAADLPFAQWAQQSIDSILALLDE; this is encoded by the coding sequence ATGACAACCCGTATCTATTTTGGTTCCAATCAACTTGGCGAAGTGGCTGCACTTTCATTGCAGGATGCGCTGAATAAGCTTGATCTGGGAACCCTTGAAAACTATCAACGAACGGATAAAGGGGTTATGGGGCAGACCTTGCTCATTCGCACTTCCCGTGGAGAGTATATTCTGAAAGGCAATCCTTTATATGCAGGACAGCTACAGGAAGAAAAGTTCTTTGTAGAACAACTGGCGAAACACACGTCCATTCCTGTCCCTGATCCCTATTTATTACAGGAAGATACCGAACTTCTGGGCTGGAGTTATGCCATCATGCCGCGCCTGCCTGGGAATCACCTGTATGATCCGGTATTCCAGGCTTCACTGTCACAGCAGGATCAGGAAGAGATCGCCTGTATGCTTGCCCGTACTTTGGCTGAGCTGCACCGCTGGAAGGTGCCTGATGCCGGGGAATATGATCCTGTAGCGCAGCAGATTGTTTCCTTTGCAGGCGATTATCTGGACTGGTTGTACGGCACCATTCGCCACTGGTTACATGACGCGGAGCAATACTCAGTGATTACGGATGAAGATGTTCAGTGGGTAGACGAGCAATTCAAGAATGCTGAACCGGCATTTCGTTCCAAAGCTGTTCCGAGTTTTGTCATGGGAGACTTCAAGGTCGAGAATATTCTGATTCAACATGTGGACGACCGTTCCTCTGGGTGGCAGATTAGTGGCCTGTTTGATTTTACAACGGCCTATTTCGGAGACGGCACAGCCGACCTAACCAAAATATCCACCAGGTATGTACGTGAGGGTCAACCCGAGCTGGCTGCGCAGTTCCTTCGCTGCTACCGGGATCTGATCTGTGCAGCAGATGAGGAGAAATGCCGGCACTTCCGTACACGTCTCAGCATGCATCTGCTCTATCAACGTATCTTGTGGTGGGGCGAAGCCAAAGCGACAGGACAAGTGACGTGGGCCGCCGACCTGCCTTTTGCACAGTGGGCTCAGCAATCCATCGATTCAATTCTCGCATTGCTGGATGAGTAG
- a CDS encoding DUF6516 family protein, with protein sequence MALKIPKSNFRFIENDFSDIIMEIRDGAQGLPNSARTIRKTIVFTDLSKMYCIEEIDRNGGFIELYWYDWYDAQKEVVMKFHAHYHPDETPANITMYDPFHIHTTGERRLRNEKFQELYTILEFIRLRNISIKI encoded by the coding sequence TTGGCTTTAAAGATACCGAAAAGTAATTTTCGTTTTATTGAGAATGATTTTTCAGATATTATTATGGAGATTCGAGATGGGGCCCAGGGTCTTCCAAACAGCGCTAGAACTATTCGTAAAACAATTGTCTTTACTGATTTATCGAAGATGTATTGTATAGAGGAGATTGATCGAAACGGGGGATTCATCGAGTTATATTGGTATGATTGGTATGATGCTCAAAAAGAGGTGGTTATGAAATTCCATGCTCATTATCATCCTGATGAAACACCCGCCAATATAACGATGTATGACCCGTTTCATATTCATACCACAGGTGAAAGAAGATTGAGAAATGAAAAATTTCAAGAATTATATACGATTCTTGAATTTATTAGATTAAGAAATATCTCTATTAAAATATAA